One Longimicrobiales bacterium DNA window includes the following coding sequences:
- the atpH gene encoding ATP synthase F1 subunit delta: MRDETVAKNYAETLFELAHRNDGLEQYGQALHTVADLINQDSKFRAFLETPRIDDGDKKDVVRSAFGDALPKHVVNFVMVAIDKRRQRLLRAISSAYNLLLDAHMGREHVEVTVAREVDESTKQMIAEGLSKAFGKEAIPHIRVKPEILGGLLVRTGDTIYDGSVRRRLEGMRRKMLQAHMPEATASAAEA, translated from the coding sequence GTGAGAGACGAAACCGTCGCCAAGAATTATGCTGAGACGCTGTTCGAGCTCGCACACCGTAATGACGGCCTGGAGCAGTATGGCCAGGCCCTTCACACGGTCGCGGATTTGATCAACCAGGACTCGAAGTTTAGGGCATTCCTGGAGACTCCGCGTATTGACGATGGAGACAAGAAGGACGTCGTCCGAAGCGCGTTCGGTGACGCATTGCCCAAGCATGTCGTGAACTTTGTGATGGTTGCGATCGACAAACGGCGTCAGCGTCTGCTTCGGGCTATTTCCAGCGCCTATAACCTCCTGCTCGATGCCCATATGGGACGAGAGCATGTGGAGGTGACTGTGGCGCGGGAGGTGGATGAATCCACCAAACAGATGATCGCCGAGGGGCTGTCTAAGGCCTTCGGTAAGGAAGCGATCCCTCACATCCGGGTTAAGCCGGAAATCTTGGGGGGACTGCTCGTTCGCACCGGTGATACGATCTATGACGGATCGGTTCGCAGGCGGCTGGAAGGCATGCGGCGGAAGATGCTACAGGCACACATGCCGGAAGCGACCGCTAGTGCCGCCGAAGCCTGA